CCCGCCACCTGCCCGGTGGCCGAGACCGGGTCGTAGCCGGGCGTGTCCATGAACACCAGGCCGCGCGCGGCCACCGGCTCGGCGTAGTCGTACACCGCGTTCAGCGGCGAGCTGCCGCCCTTCGATACCGCGCCCAGCGATTTCTCGAGGATGGTGGTGATGCCGCCGGCCTTGTTGCCGGGCGACGGATTGTTGTTCAGCTCCCCGCCGTTGTCCGCGGCGTAACGCTCCCACCATTGCAGCCTGTCGAGCAGGCGCTGCGCGACGTCGCCGGAGGCGGCCCGCGCCGTCAGCAGGTGCTCGGCGCCGTAGATTTCCGGCGTCTCCGACAGGATCGCGGTGCCGCCGTGGCGCACCAGCAGATCCACGGCCGCGCCGAGCGCGGGATTGCCGGTGATGCCGGAATAGCCGTCCGAGCCGCCGCATTGCAGGCCGACCTTCAGCTGCGAGGCGCAGACCGGCGTGCGGCGCGCGCGGCCGGCGCGGTCGAGCAGGTCCTGCACGATGGCCACCCCGCGCGCCACGGTCTGGCGCACGCCGCCTTCGTCCTGGATCACGAGGGTGCGCACCGGATCGGCGCCGGGCGCGTCGAGCAGGGCGAGCACGCCGTCGAGCTGGTTGACCTCGCAGCCCAGGCCGACGAGCAGGATGCCGCCGAAATTCGGATTGCGGGCATAGCCGGCCAGCGTGCGGCGCAGCAGGTCGATGCCGTCGCCGGTGGCGGCCAGCCCGCATCCGCCCTGGTGCGTGATCGCGACCACGCCGTCCACCTCCGGAAACGCGTCGAGCGCCGGCCCGCGGAACGCATCCGCGATGGCGTGGCAAACCGTGGCCGAGCAATTGACGCTCGCGATCACGCCGATGTAGTTGCGCGTGCCGACCTGGCCGTCGGGGCGCACGAAGCCCATGAACGTGTCGGACAGCGCGGCGCCGGCCGCCGGCGGCGCCGCGGTGCCGAGCGGCGCGCCGCCGGCCGGATGCTCGGGCATGTCCACGTTGTGCACGTGCACGTGCTCGCCCGCCTCGATCGCGGCGCTCGCCACGCCGATCGTCTGCCGGTACTTGGTCACGCGGTCGCCCCGGGCCAGCGCGCGGATCGCGATCTTGTGGCCGGCCGGCACCGGCGTGCGCACCGCCAGGGAATGCCCGTCGAGCTCGACGACGTCGCCGGCATCGAGCGCGCGCAGGGCCAGCGCGACGTTGTCGTCGCGGTGGAGTTTCAGGAGCGTGCCTGCATTCATGATGCGTGTTCCTCTCAAGTCGGTTCCGGCAGGTCGCGCCCGGCCAGCAGGCCGCGCAGGCGCGGTTGGGCGTGGCCCGGGACATGCGCGTCCGCCAGCGCGATCAAGGGGCGAATCCGGCGCCGGATCTTTTCGTCGTGGTGAGTCGCGATGTCCGCGATGCGGTGGTTCAGGTAGGGGTTGAGCAGACGGTCGCGCACCGTGTCGATATAGCGCTCGGCCGCCTCGCGCTGGCCCAGGGCCGCGAACACCGGCAGCACCTCGTCGCGCCAGACGTGCTCGATCCCGTCGCTGAGCCGCGCATCGGCGAGCGCCTCGCGCACCGTTTCGTCGGGCGGGCGGCCGTCGCGCAGCCACTGCTCGGCCAGCCAGGTGTGGCCCAGGTTGAGGAAGAACAGTTTCAGGCGTTCGTGGCTGACCAGGTCGTCCGTCACGACGATCTGCTCGTGCGTGCAGGGCAGCGTCATGCCGGCCTGCCGCTCGATGGCCCACAGTGCGTATGGCTCGGCGATCGCGCCCACCGGATCGATCGCCTCGGACACGATCCGGTCCACGAGCGAATTCACCCAGACGCAGGTGTGCCGCAGGTAGGCGAGCAAGCCGTCGGGCAGGCGCCACTGCCGGGCCAGATCCAGCACGATGTCGCGCAGCGTGTCGCCGTTGTGCGCGATCAGCTCGCAGGGCAGCAGCGTGAGGCCGTCGTCGGGGCGCTGCTGCCAGCGCGCATGAAGCAGCGTCAGCAGCTTCGCCGGGAAGCTGTGCGGCACCCGGGCCGGGTCGGCGAGCGCCTCGGCCGAGTCGCGCGCGTCGAGCCGGTAGCCGGCATCGGCCGTGTTCGACACGATGACGCGCACCTCGTCGACGACGGCCTGGCGGATCGCGGCCCAGTCGGCCGCGGCGGTCCAGGCCTGGCGCACCGCCTCGCATGGCACGACGCGGTCGATCACGGCGCCGTCGGCCAGTCCGCGGATGCGCACCGGATAGCGGCCGGCCGCGGCCAGCGCCTCGATGCGGGCGCGGCTGGCCGGGTTCGAGGTGGTCTGCACCACGCCGATGCTGCCGATCGCCTCGCCGCGCGCGAGCGCCTCGGACACGAAGAAGGCGGCATGCGCGAGCAGGAACCGGCTCGTGCCGAACTGGAGGATGGGGACGCTCATGCGGCGGGTCCTGGTTGCGTTGGCATGCCGGTCAACACTCGACGAGCGCCTTCACCACGGTCTGCCCCGGCTCGAGCAGCCGCGGCAGCGCCTCGGGCACGTCGGCCAGCCGCATGCGGTGCGTGTTCAGCGCCTGGTCGGGGATGTGCCCGTCGCGCATCGCCGCCAGCACGGTGTCGAAATCGACGGCCGTGGCGTTGCGGCTCGCCAGCAGCGTCATCTCGCGCTTGTGAAACTCCGGATCCGAGAACGTCACCTGGCCCGGCACGATCGAGATCAGCACGTACCGCCCGCCGTGCGCGACGAACGCGAAGCCGCGGTTCATGGCGTCGATGTTGCCGGTCGCGTCGAACACGACGTCGAAGAACTCGCCGTTCGTCAGCGCGGCCAGCTGCGCCGCATCGCCTTCGCCCACCGGCACCGTCGCGGCGATGCCGAGCTGCGACCGGCAGAACGCCAGGCGGTCGGCGCGCGTGTCGAGGCAGGTCACCGTGCCGCCGCGCAGCTGCGCGAAGATCATCGCCGCCATGCCGATCGGCCCCGCTCCGACCACGAGCACGCGCTGGCCCGGCTGCACCTCCGCGCGCCGCACGGCGTGCGCGCCGATGGCCAGGAACTCGAGCATCGCGGCCTGGTCGAGCGAGACGCCCTCGGCCTTGTGCACGAACTGCGCGGGAACGCTCAGATACTCGGTGAAGGCGCCGTCCCGATGCACGCCCAGCACCTTGATGTCGACGCAGCAGTTGGTTTTGCCCTGGCGGCAGGCCACGCAGTGTCCGCACGACAGATAGGGCATGACGTAGACGCCGTCGCCCGCTTCGAAGCCGGAATCGGCCTCGGCCTCGACGACGACCGCCGACAGCTCGTGGCCCATCACGCGCGGATATTCGAGGTAGGGCTGATTGCCGGTGAAGATGTGCAGGTCGGTGCCGCAAATGCCGACCCGGCTCACGCGCAACAGTATTTCGCCGCTGCCGCGCACGGGCAGGTCGCGTTGCAGTGCCCGCAGCACGCCGGGCGCTTCGCAGATCACGCTAAGCATGGGAAGCTCCTTTCATTGGGATCGGGTGGACCGGCCCGACGGGCCGATTCCGTAGAAACGGCACGCATTGCCGCCGAACAGGTCGCCAGCGGCATCGGGGCCGAAGGCGCGCCTGCCCTGTTCCTCGCAGGCGGCCAGCCAGTCGGCGTAGCCGTTGCAGCCGTCGGCCAGGCGCAGCACCGGCCAGTCGCTGCCCCACATCAGGCGGCGCGGGCCGAACAGCTCGGCAAGCGCCTGCACGTAGGGCCAGCTGCGCGTGTCCAGCGCGTCGCGATCCGCTGCCGCGCCGGCCTCGGTCCAGAGGCCCGACAGCTTGCAATGGACGTTCGGCAGGCTCGCCAGACGCGTCATGCGCGCCCGCCACGGCTCGCTTTCCCCGCGCGCGATGGCCGGCTTCGCGCCGTGGTCGATGACGATCGGCAAGTCGGGGAAGCGTTGCGCGAAGGCGAGCAGCGCATCCAGATGGCGCGGCAGCACCAGGGCGTCGAAGCACAGCCGGTGCGCCAGCATGGCGGCCACGGCCGGCTCCAGTGCGGGATCGTCTATCCAGGCGTCGTCGGCGAGATCCTGCAGCATCGGCCGCAGGCCGCGCGCCTTCGGGTGCGCGGCAAAGCTTGCGATCCGACTCGCGGCGTCGGCGCCCTTCAGATCGACCCAGCCGACCACCGCCCAGACCGAGTCGGTGCCGGCGGCCAGCTCGAGCAGATACTGCGTGTCCGCCTCGGTGGGCAGCGACTGCACGAGCACGGTGCCGTCGATGCCGGCGGCCTCGAGTTCCGGCGCCAGGTCCGGCGGGGTGAAATCGCGGAAGATCGCCCGCAGCTCGCCGGGCGGCCAATAGCCCCCGCGCGCGGCGATGCGCCAGTAATGCTGGTGAGCGTCGACTCTCGGCATCATCTCGCGCTCCCCGGCACCGGCGCCGCCTCGTCGATCAGCGCCTCGTGCCGAAGCGCGTCCCACAGCGCGCCGGGAATCTCGTGCTCGAGCCAGGCGATGTTCTGCTGCAACTGCGCCACGCTGCGCGCGCCGACCAGGCACGACACCACCGCCGGGTGGGCGAACGGGAACTGCAGCGCCGCGGCCGGCAGCGGGACCGCGAAGCGCGCGCAGACGGCCGCGAGCCGCGCGGCCTTGTCGATCACGTCGGCGGGCGCGTCGGCGTAGTTGAATTTGCCGTTGCCGGTCAGCAGGCCGGAGTTGAACACGCCGCCGACGACGAGGCCCGTGCCGGCCCGCAGGCAGCGGTCGAGCAGCGGCGCCAGCGCCGTCTGCTCGAGCAGCGTGTAGCGGCCGGCCAGCAGGATGACGTCGAGCGCCGCCTCGTCGAGCGCATCGGCGGCCACTTCCCATTCGTTGACGCCCAGGCCGAACGCGCCGATCTCGCCGGCCTCGCGCAGCGCTTCCAGCGCGCGAAAGCCGCCGCCCCTGGTCAAGCTGTCCCAATGCTGCGCATGGCGCTCGCCGTGCGTCATGCGGCCGATGTCGTGGACGTACAGCACGTCGATCTTCGCCAGGCCGAGCCGCTGCCGGCTGTCTTCGTAGGAGCGCAGGATGCCGTCGTAGCTATAGTCGAAGACGGGGCGGAACGGCAGCGGCGCGGCCCAGCCGTCGTCGCCGGGCCGCACGCTCGCGTCGGGCCGCATCAGGCGGCCCACCTTGGTGCTCAGGGTGAACGCGTCGCGCGGGCGTGCCGCGAGCGAGCGCCCGACGCGGCGCTCCGAGAGCGTGTAGCCGTAATAGGGCGCGGAATCGAAGTAGCGCAGGCCGGCGGCCCAGGCCGCGTCCATCAGCGCGTCGGCCTCGGCGTCCGCCATGGCCGTGTAGAGGCCGCCCAGCTGCGAGCAGCCGAGGCCGAGCGCCGTCAGCGGCAGCCCGTTGCGAGGCAGGGCGCGGGTATCGTGAGCGTTCATGATGCCACCAGGCAAATGAGCAAGCAGGGTTGAGAGGGGCGGCGGGCGCGGCGGCGGCGAGCCCGCCCGCCGCCGCGGCAGGGCTTCAGTACAGGACGTTCTTCGCTTCCTTCGAATCGAGGTTCTGCTTGTCGATCATGACCACCCCGGTATCGACGAACTTCGCCACCGGCTTGTGCTCGATGACGCGGATCACGGTCTTGATGCCGTGGTTGCCCATCTGCCACGAGCCCTGCACGGCGATCGCCTGGAGCGTGCCGTCGCGCACGAATCCCTGCAGGTCCTCGTTGCCGTCGAAGCCGATCGCGACGATCTTGCCCGCCTTGCCGGCCTGCTTGAGCGCGCGGCCCATGCCCACCGCGGTCGGCTCGTTCGCGCCGAAGATGCCCTTCAGGTCGGCATTGGCCGACAGCACGTCGGTGGTCTGGTTCAGCGCCGTCGCCATTTGCGATTGCGAGTAGTACGGGCCGACGATCTGCAGCTTCGAATGCGCCGCGATGTACTTGCGGAAGCCGCCCACGCGGTCCACTTCGGAGCCGGCGCCGGGCACGTAGGACATGATGGCGATCTTGCCGCTCTGGCCCACCCGGTCGATCAGCGCCTTGGCGCACAGTTCGCCGGCCTTCTCGTTGTCGGTGGACAGGAACGACTGGTAGTACGGCTTGCCCGACGCCGAGACCGGTGAATCGATCAGCACCACCGGGATATGCGCCTCCCAGGCCTTCTTCATGGCCGGCACCAGCGCGTCCGGATCGGACGCGGCCAGCACGATGCCGGCGACGTGCCGGTTCACGGCGTTCTCCACCATGTTCACTTCGTCGGCGATGTTCGATTCGGACGCCGGCCCCTGGAACGTCATCGTGTAGCCCGGTGCGTCGCTGAGCGCCGCCTTCGCGCCCTTCTGCACGTTCTGCCAGTAGTTCGAATTGACCGTCTTGACGATCACGGCGATCTCGCCGCCCGCCGCGTACGCTCCGGTACTGAATGCCGCGCACGCCATTGCCGCTACCGCCAGCAGGGAAAGTTTCCGCATGTCTCGCTCCTGTCTCGTGTTATTGCACTGCTCGTGGGAAATCAAATGCCGTGGGATTACCGCGTCGTCCGGTTGCGCAACTGGTCGATCCAGACCGTGCCCAGGATCACGATGCCGATGATGATCTGCTGGATGAAGCTGGAGACGCCGTTCATGTTCAGGCCGTTGCGCAGCACGCCGATGACGAACGAGCCGATCGCGGTGCCCGAGATGGTGCCGACGCCGCCCATCAGCGAGGTGCCCCCGATCACGGAGCTGGCGATCGCGTCGAGTTCGTACATGACGCCTTCGTTGGGCTGCCCGGTCACGAGCCGCGACATCAGGATGCAGCCCGTCACGCCGGCCATCGCGCCGGAGAGCACGTAGGTGAAGAGCGTCACGCCGCGCACGTCGACGCCGGACAGCCGCGCCGCTTCGGCGTTGGAGCCGACCGCGTAGATGTGGCGCCCGAGCGAGGTCTTCGACAGCAGCACGGACACGCCCACGAACAGCACCACCATCACGACCACCGGATAGGGAATGCCGGGGAAGGTGACGTCGGGAAATCCGTCGGCGCCGATCCGTGCGATGCGGAACAGCGCGCCGTTGCCGAGCGTGCCGAACGCGTCGCCGAGATCGGATACCGGGCGTGCGCCGGTGATCTGCAGCGCGAGGCCGCGCGCCACCAGCATCATGCCGAGCGTGGCGATGAAGGGCGGCAGGCCCATGCGCGTCACGCAGATGCCGTTGACGATGCCGCACAGCGCGCCCACCAGGACTCCGCAAAGCATCGCGACCGGCACCGGCACGCCGGACTTGGTGAGCAGCGCGGCCGAGACGCCGGCCAGCGCCAGCACGGAGCCGACCGACAGATCGATGCCGCCGGCGATGATGACGCAGGTGGCCGCGACCCCGAGGTAGGCGATCGAGGTCACCTGCAGGCAGACGGTCATCAGGTTGTCGACCGAGAAGAACGCCGGGCTGGCGGCCGAGAACGCGATCACGAGCGCGACCAGGCTGCCCAGCGCCGCGAACTTCTGGATGAGGTCGCGGCGCCGTTGATGGGCGGCCTGCCTGGCGACGTGGGTGGGATCGGATGTGATGTCAAGCATGGGTGCGCCCCGAAGCGTAGTGCATGATTTCCTCCTGGCTGGTGTGCGGGGTGTCGAGCACCGCCGTCACGCGGCCCTCGTGAAAGACGGCGATGCGGTCGGTCATCCCGAGCAACTCGGGCAGTTCCGAACTGATCAGGACGACCCCCACGCCCTGCGCGGCGAGCCGGTCCATCAGGCCGTAGATGGCGAATTTCGCGCCGACGTCGATGCCGCGCGTCGGCTCGTCGAAAAACAGGATCCGCGAGCCGCGATAGAGCCACTTGCCGATCACGACCTTCTGCTGGTTGCCGCCCGACAGGTTGCGCACGATCTGGTCGACCGACGGCGTGCGGATCGCCAGCTCCTTCACGTAGCGCTGCGCGACCTGCTGCTCCTCGCGAAAGCGCAGGAAGCCGGCGCGCGACGAGATCGCCCGCACGTTGGCCAGCGTGAGATTGGCGGCCACCGGCATCGTCAGCGCGAGCCCTTCCTTCTTGCGGTCCTCCGACAGATAGGCCAGGCCGTGCCGGATCGCTTCGCGGGGCGAGCGGATGCTCACCGGCTCGCCATGCAGCGTGATGGTGCCGCCGTCGAGCCGGTCGGCGCCGAAGATCGCGCGCGCCACCTCGGTGCGGCCCGCGCCCATCAGCCCGGCAAAGCCGAGAATCTCGCCGCGGCGCAGGTCGAACGAGACCGGGCCGAACACGCCGTTGCGATGCAGGTCCCGCACGCTCAACAGCACCTCGCCGGTGGGCACCGATTCCCGCACCGGATAGGCCTCGTCGAGCGAACGGCCGACCATGCGCGCCACGATGTCGTTGACGCTGAGCGCGGCGAAGTCGTCGGTGGAGATATGGCGCCCGTCGCGCAGCACGGTCACGCGGTCGACGATGTGCGCCATTTCGTCGAGCCGGTGCGAGATGTAGAGAATCGCCACGCCCTCGGCGCGCAGTTCCTTGATGATGCGAAACAGCTGCACCGTTTCCGATTCCGTCAGCGACGAGGTGGGCTCGTCCATGATGAGCAGCCGGGCGTCGAGCGAGAGCGCCTTGGCGATCTCGACCATCTGCTGCTGCGCGATCGACAGCGTCCCCACCAGCGTCGAGGGCGGCACCTTCAGGCCGATCCGCGCCAGGCAGCGGCTGGCGTCGGCCTTGAGCCGGCGCGTGTCGACGAACGGGCCGCGCTTGGGCTCGCGGCCCAGGTAGAGGTTTTCGGCCACGCTCAGATGCGGCACGAGGTTCAGTTCCTGGTGGATGATCGCGATGCCGGCCGCCTGCGCCGCCGAACTCGAGCCGAACTGCACCGGCTCGCCGCGGTAGCGGATCACGCCGCTGTCCGGGCGGTACTGGCCGCTGATGATCTTCATCAGCGTCGACTTGCCTGCCCCGTTCTCGCCGCAGACGGCATGCACCTCGCCGCAGCGCACGTCGAACGTGATGCCGTCGAGCGCCACCACGCCGGGAAAGCGCTTGCCGATGCCTTCCAGGGCGAGGATCTCCCCCGTCGGGGGCCGGGCGGGAGCCGCCGACGCGTCGGGCAGGCTGCTGGGAATGCTCATCGTGTCTCCTTCGAGGTGGCCGGCCTGGCTTTGCGCTGGTCAGTCCAATTGCTGCGAATTAGACCGTATTGCAATAATTTGGTCAAGCCAATATGGATATCTGTAATGGGTCTTACCAATAGTGGAAACCCTGATGCGCGGCGGCAGGTCCGTCGATCGCGGCTTGCAGGGCATGCTAGACTTGCCCGGCCCCACGCCCCGCGTGGTATTCCGCTCGCCGAACCCTCACCATGAAAGCAACCGAGCCCAAGCGGCTTTACCAATCGATTGCCGCCCAGATCCTGACGCTGATTCGCCGCGGCGATTTCCCGCCCGGCGAGCGGCTGCCGCCGGAACGCGAGCTGGCGATGAAGCTCGGCGTGTCGCGTCCGTCGCTGCGCGAGGCGCTGATCGCGCTCGAAATCGGCGGCAACGTGGAGATCCGGGTCGGTTCGGGGGTCTATGTGCGCGAGGCGGGCGTCGGCGACGAAGCCGCCGTCGCGTCACTGGGCGACAGCCCGTCGGAGCTGATGCAGGCGCGCGCGGCCATCGAGGGCAGCGTCACGGTGCTGGCCGCGGCGCGCATGACGGCGGCGATGGCCGATCGCCTGCGCCGCTCGATCGAGCGGATGCATCGGCTGGCCGCGGCCGGCAAGTCGCCGGTCGAGGCGGACCGGCAGTTCCACATGCTGATCGCGGAGGCCGCGGGCAATTCGGTGCTGAGCCGCTTCGTCGCCGAACTGTTCGACAGCCGCCATGATCCGATCGCGGCCGCGCTGCGGGGGCATGTGGAGAACCCGGTCACCTGGACCGCCGCGGCGCGCGAGCACGAGGACATCCTGCGGGCACTGCAGTCGGGCGATCCGATCGCCGCGCAAACGGCGATGCGCACCCATCTGCGGGCCTCCGAAGGACGGTGGACGGACGGCGAGATGGCCGCGCAGAGCCGCACGGCCGATTAGCAGGCCGCGGCGTAGCGGCGGCTGAGGCGGGGCGGGCGCGGCGGCGGCGGCCGAGGCGGGCGTGCCGCCGCCGCGGAACTAGGCGACGGAATCGGCCAGTTCGCGCGTGCGCCGCGCCTGCGCCGGGCGATTCGTGCCGTCGAGCGCGCCGAGAAAGCCGGCCGCCCAGTGGTGCACGTCGTGTCTGCGGATCTGGGCCAGCAGCGCCGCATGGCGCCGCACGCGTTCCTCCAGCGGCATCGTCAGCGCGGCGTGGATCGCGCGCGCGGTGCCCTGGATATCGTAGGGATTCACGAGCAGCGCGTCGGTCAGCTGCTCGGCGGCGCCGGCGAAGCGCGAGAGCACCAGCACGCCCGGGTTCTTCGCGTCCTGCGCGGCGATGAATTCCTTGGCCACCAGGTTCATGCCGTCGCGCAGCGGCGTGACGAGCGCCACGCGGCTCGCGCGATAGAGGCCCGGCAGCGAGGTGCGGTCCAGGCTGCGGTGGATGTAGCGTACCGGCATCCAGTCGAGTTCGCCGTAGTCGCCGTTGATCGAGCCGCACAACGCATCCATCTGCTGGCGCAGCCGGCTGTAGGCGCTCACGTCCTCGCGGCTGGGCGCGGCGATCTGGATCAGCGTGGCGTGCTTGCGCATCTCCGGGAACATCTCGAGCATGGCGCGGAACGCCTGCACGCGCTGCGGCAGCCCTTTCGAGTAATCGAGCCGGTCCACGCCGAGCAGCAGCTTACGGCGCGAGTATTCGTCGCGCATCTGTTCGTAGACGTTGAGGCCGTCGTCGTCGGTGGCCATTTGCGAGAAGCCGTCCACGTCGATGCCGATCGGGAACGCGCCGACGCGGATGGTGCGGCCGAAGGCGCGCAGCCGCTCGCCGTCGATCAGTTGCGCCTCGGCCTCGGCCTCGGCGTAGCGCACGAAGTGGGTGACGTCGGTATGCGCCTGGAAGCCGACCAGGTCGTAGGCGAACAGCGAGCGCATCAGCCATTCGTGTTCGGGGATGGCGGCCATGATCTGCGGCGGCGGCACGGGGATGTGCAGGAAGAAGCCGATGCGGTTGCGGCAGCCCTGGGCGCGCAGTTCGGTGGCGAGCGGGATCAGGTGATAGTCGTGGACCCAGAGCACGTCGTCGGGCTCGAGCAGCGGCAGCAGCTTTTGCGCGAACAGCCGGTTCACGCGGCGATAGCCGTCGCTGAACTGCACGTCGAAGTTGGCGAGGTCGAGCCGGTAGTGGAACACCGGCCAGAGCACGTTGTTGGAGTAGCCGAGATAGAACGCGTCGTAGTCGCGCTGCGACATGTCGATGGTGGCGAGCCGCATGTTGCCCACTTCGCGCGTCTGCACTGGCTGGGTAGCCGGGTCGGCTTCGGTGAGCTTGCCGCTCCAGCCGAACCAGATGCCGCCGCGCTGCTGCAGACTCTCGTTCAGCGCGACGGCCAGGCCGCCCGGCGTCGGGCTGTCCGGATCATAGGTGCGATTCGATACCACGACGAGACGGCTCACGATGGGCTCCTGCGGTTCGTTGGGACTCCGATGATCTTTGATGGTGGCCGCCGGTCTCCGGCAGGCCCGGCAAGCCGGCGATGACGCCGTCGAACGCCACGCCGGGCCGATGCGCGGGAGATGCGTAGCGGCGGCGGAGCCGTTTGCCGGGCCCGGTGATGCCTTGCCGCGCATAGCGCGCCGGCCGGCGGCCGTGCGCCCGGGGCGGCCATGCCCGGATTCGGCGGAATTCGAGATAGAGGCGGCGCCCACGCAGTTCAAGAGGCGGGCGAGGCGTCCTAATGTAACAAAATGTGTCGGCGCAATAGCGCGCCTCGGCGTGGGGGCCGGCGTGG
The window above is part of the Burkholderia glumae LMG 2196 = ATCC 33617 genome. Proteins encoded here:
- the otsA gene encoding alpha,alpha-trehalose-phosphate synthase (UDP-forming) — its product is MSRLVVVSNRTYDPDSPTPGGLAVALNESLQQRGGIWFGWSGKLTEADPATQPVQTREVGNMRLATIDMSQRDYDAFYLGYSNNVLWPVFHYRLDLANFDVQFSDGYRRVNRLFAQKLLPLLEPDDVLWVHDYHLIPLATELRAQGCRNRIGFFLHIPVPPPQIMAAIPEHEWLMRSLFAYDLVGFQAHTDVTHFVRYAEAEAEAQLIDGERLRAFGRTIRVGAFPIGIDVDGFSQMATDDDGLNVYEQMRDEYSRRKLLLGVDRLDYSKGLPQRVQAFRAMLEMFPEMRKHATLIQIAAPSREDVSAYSRLRQQMDALCGSINGDYGELDWMPVRYIHRSLDRTSLPGLYRASRVALVTPLRDGMNLVAKEFIAAQDAKNPGVLVLSRFAGAAEQLTDALLVNPYDIQGTARAIHAALTMPLEERVRRHAALLAQIRRHDVHHWAAGFLGALDGTNRPAQARRTRELADSVA